A DNA window from Arachis duranensis cultivar V14167 chromosome 3, aradu.V14167.gnm2.J7QH, whole genome shotgun sequence contains the following coding sequences:
- the LOC107479732 gene encoding uncharacterized protein LOC107479732, which yields MGNPSRNSNNNPYSNTFNQEWRNYPNFGWRDQQMPQQGINNNQNGMNQNRFNNKPFKTSQQQLETPRQSLSDLAAIVSNLSKTTHSFIIETRFSIRNLEIQIGQLSKRIPKIPSNTLSGNTEVNPKKECKALTIEVLTEPKEEPIIEELKQIRAHEETDGITLQAPLLEEESEEYSSSEEDEESKKEQIARYLAILRKLKANSSYKEALEEEDEPVILAKECNALVQKKLPQKPPDPGSFLIPCTIGTITFVKALCDLGSSINLMTLSIIKRLGILEVQRATISLEMADKTLKRAYGMVEDVLVKVKDLHIPAAFVILNTGEDRDESIILGRPFLATDKAIINVERVELVLRLLEDYIFFTIPNPQSPFDRTSTIVQHIVF from the coding sequence ATGGGAAACCCTTCTAGAAACTCCAACAATAATCCCTATTCGAATACTTTCAATCAGGAATGGAGGAACTACCCCAATTTCGGATGGAGAGACCAGCAGATGCCTCAACAAGGCatcaataataatcaaaatggAATGAACCAAAATCGGTTCAATAATAAACCATTCAAAACTTCTCAGCAACAATTGGAGACACCCAGGCAAAGTCTCTCTGACTTGGCTGCTATAGTCTCCAACCTCTCAAAGACCACTCACAGTTTCATAATAGAGACTAGGTTCTCCATTAGGAACCTGGAAATACAGATTGGTCAACTGAGCAAGAGGATCCCAAAGATCCCTTCTAATACTCTTTCGGGTAACACGGAAGTGAATCCAAAGAAAGAGTGCAAGGCCCTCACTATAGAGGTTTTGACCGAACCCAAGGAGGAGCCTATTATTGAAGAGCTCAAACAAATCAGAGCTCATGAGGAGACTGATGGTATCACCTTGCAGGCCCCTTTGCTGGAAGAGGAATCTGAAGAATACTCTTCTTCAGAAGAGGATGAGGAATCCAAGAAAGAACAAATTGCTCGGTACCTAGCCATTCTCAGGAAACTGAAAGCCAACTCCTCTTATAAAGAGGCATTGGAAGAGGAAGATGAGCCAGTGATACTGGCCAAGGAGTGCAATGCCTTGGTTCAGAAGAAACTTCCTCAGAAGCCACCGGATCCCGGAAGCTTCCTGATTCCCTGTACTATAGGGACCATCACCTTTGTGAAGGCATTATGTGACCTTGGCTCAAGCATCAATCTGATGACTCTATCTATAATTAAGAGGCTAGGAATTCTAGAGGTGCAGCGTGCCACAATCTCATTGGAGATGGCTGATAAGACCTTAAAAAGGGCATATGGCATGGTGGAGGATGTCCTAGTGAAGGTTAAAGACCTTCACATCCCTGCTGCCTTTGTGATTCTAAACACAGGGGAGGATAGAGATGAgtctatcatccttggaaggccTTTCCTAGCCACTGATAAGGCCATAATTAATGTGGAAAGAGTTGAGCTAGTCTTAAGACTACTTGAGGACTATATCTTTTTCACGATACCCAACCCTCAATCTCCCTTTGACAGAACTAGTACCATAGTACAACACATTGTATTTTAG